TCGTTGCGCCTTGGCAtcgcctcggccgcgagACTGGGGCAGGCGACaggggcgacgaaggcggcagctgtGTTGCTTTCGCCGCCGAGGGCACTCCCCGCGGAGCGCCCTGCTGCATTTACCTCCTGGGGTGCGTGCTCTGGACTGCCATCTGTGGCCTCGGTGGCGCTGTCGGTGCTGCTGTCCTCACCGCGCGACGTTGGCGAGTCCGCAGAACTCGTGATTTGCGAGGCAGGAGCCGCCTTGCCTTCGCCCCAAGTTCCGCAGCAGTCTCGGGGCCTCGTGGGCGCGCGCTTCCGGCGGCGGGAAGGCAGCTCGTCTTCGTTTGTCGACGCTTGATCACTGCTTGAGGACTCCGAGCCGACCTCCACAGCGAGCTTGCACGCCGAATGCCGCTGCTCAGAGTCCGAGCCGACGGGCGCCCCCAGCCGGCCCCTGCGCGTGTGTGGAGGCGTCTGGTCCTCTGACGAGCTCGCGGTCTcgtcgcgcgagcgagaggaagaagcgcgagaagaagagggcgacgacgcgccggagggcgaagaggcgctggaggcgacgctggaggaagaagaagaggccgacGAAACGCTAGACGCCTCGGGAAGCAGCGGGGCGCTCCGCGGGAGCCTCGACAGCGCGCTGGGCGAGCAGTCTTCGACCGAGCTGATCAAGTCGATCAAGTCCTCAGGAAAATTCCACAGCGAGCTCCGCATGCAGTCTGCTTCGAGCTCAGGCGTTTTGAAacagggcgacgccgcgcccgcctcgttcGCCGCTTGCGCAGATTGGCTCGACGCTGGCCGTGCGTGGAGGGCGTGAACAGCCTCCAGATGCTTCCGCTCGAGGTGCtcacgctgcagctgcaacgtctgcagctgctgtgcGTGAGACGGCTCTCTGGCAGCCCCTCGTGTCTGCACCGCGTCGGCTATTTCTGAGGAAAGAAGCAGGGAAGGGACCCTGGATGAAGACGAGGCTGCGGGCGGAGTCGCAACGCAGATCGCCGGTGGCGTTTGCACGGCGCCACGCTCAGAGAAATCGCCATACCAATCCGCAGGGATCAGGTCCGGCATCCCAAAGAATTCCTCAAAGGGACAGAAAAGAGACTCCAAGTCGGGGGGCTCCGCGCAGGGCTCTGTGGCCTCGGGAGaccctcgcggcggcagatgGGGTCGGCGGACGCCTGAGGCTGCTTCCGCTTTCTCGCACGCGCTACGGTGTCgttcgccagccgcgccgccttcctcacCCACGCCAgagtcgccgtcgtcgatGCCGTCCAGCCCGAGGAACCTGGTGCCGTTATTTCGTGTTTGTAGTTCGTTCGCATCAAAGTCAGACTCGTCTGAACAGCtgggcgcgtgcgtcgcctgcttcaAGCTTCCATCCGGTCTCTCGCTCGGCCTCTTTGCTTCCTGTACTACCTTTCCAGGCTTTGCTTTGTCCCTCGCGAAGCGCTGGTCAGCTCGTTCCGCCATGTGGCGCGGCAAGCCTCTCGCAAGCTCTCCTGTCGTTGGTCTTTGAGGCTGAAACGTCTCGGAGATTGGGAGCTTGCTTGTGCCGCTGGGCGACACGTCCGCGCTGGAAAACGCACTCGCAAGGCTCTTGcgggcctcgcccgcctccgcggtgtCCCTGCCTGCCGGGTGaaacgacgagagagacgccttccgacgcagcgctcgcgcgacagcgcgaTCTGCCATCCGCGATCCGGGCAtatgcgccggcgctgcttcGTGCCTTGCTGCGGGCGGCAGGCCTTCTTCCGTGGAATGTGAGACCCCCTCGACTTCAGACTTCCCTGGGGGCTCGAGGAGGCTCGCGGTGCTCGCcgcctttcttcgcttcAAAGTGTCGGACAGCCTAAGGCGCCGGTGCGCGGCGGtggctcctcgccgtcgcggagtCGCCTTCCACTGGCGTTTGAGTCTGGGGACAGCCACGCGAGCAGGCAGCTCGCGCCTTTGCTGACTCTCTCCGCgcacggcgcaggcgctggcggctgagGAGTTCCGGCTCGTGGATTTGAGTTCGGTTGATCTGCTCTGGCGAAGCCGCGACCCGTTCcggccgccggctgcgacCGCACAGTCGCCACGGGCATGATGCGCTTCGCCGAGAccacgcgacgccgccagcagcgcgaccCTCGAGTGTTGGTGTGAGGCGGGAGGGCCTCTGTCGGTGACGCAGGGCGCGAGGCTTTCTGCCGGCGGTGTCTGCGGGAGGGGAAGGGGTTCCgtgccagcagcagcagcagagctcCGCACGAGTgtcggcgaagcgccgctaGGATCGACCCGCGCACTCGCCCCGCTGCTTGCAGACTGGCGCCCCGGCGAGCGGCCTCGAGGCTCGGATAGCGCCAGCCAAGCGACGGCTTCCGGCGCAGGGAaagcagaagcagacgcggtAGCTCCTGTCGACGCACTcgcggcgtgggcggccAGGGTGTCGAGGGCAGTCTCCCATCCGTGTTTTAGAGTCGTCACGAGGCTGCCAAAGCTGTGGCTTCCAGGTCGCGGCGAGTTTTTTTCCGTAAAAGCCTGGCCTTCGCATGCGCCAAGAGGGCAACTGGGGCGCGGGAGCGCAGACGGACGAAGGCCGTCAGCAAGAGGCAAGTTTTCGTCTGATTTAGGCCGGTCTTCACGATTCTTCCAAGTTTTCATcgtgcggcgcagacgccgtctCACCTTGAGGCGCCCAAATCGGCGCACAGAAGCAAATCGACTCCACGAAGTtcgagcgagaaggaggctAACCGCGGCTTTCGCCGCTCCATCCAGCGGCTTCAGCTGGGTCGCAGCGTTAGCGGCTGAAGACGGTGATTCACCGGGCCGGTCACGGACGCTGCGGACGTCTGCCAGGCAGCAGGTAAAGGGATTCGCTGAGGCCTCTTGCTCTGCGGAGAAATCTACTGGAGGCGGGAGTTTGCATGCGTCTTGGGAAGTGTCCTCCacagctgcagctcgagaTCGCGTGCCGAATCCGCTGCGGTTTGCCAAGCCTGCTTTAACGCTTTCCGTAAAGGACTCCGACTCGACGGCGTCGCTGTCCTGTCCCATGCTTGTTTTCTGGTGTATGCCGGGAGAGACGCTTCCCGTATCACAGTCGGACAAGCGCCCTCCATCTCTGCACGCGACCGCACGGCATCGAGGACGCTGAACCACATCAGGACAGGCCCGCGACtgcggcaggaggcgcgtctgccgcctgctTTCTGAATGCGCTGAGGAAACAGAGCCACGCTGGGCGAAGCTCGGCTGTCGCGCCCACCGGTCCACAGCTCGGAGAGAAGAAGTCAAGCCCCGGCTGCGCAGCCCTCTCTCCAGAGGCGCGTCAGTGCAGAGTTGTCTTCTGTGCCTGGCAGACGTCACGAGACGCGTCAGGTTCGCCGCCGGATCTCCACTGCCGGCTTGAGGactctgcttcgtctttGGCGACCCGCCGAGGGGGTCGTCCCCTCTTCGATCTGGAGTGCGTGTTCCCTCGTGCAGAGGGGCGTCTTGCCATCTAGTCTCTGCCAGGCCTGCAGGCGACCcgacggcgtcgaggcggGACCCTCCACGGGCGAGACTGGCGATAGTTACACTGCACTGTTCACTGCGTCGCCGtgaggcgcctctcgcgtaCCACGCGGCGCTCTTTGGCCGGATGAGCCCCCCGCTCCGCGCGACAGTGTTCCCAGAGAATTCCACAGTCTGAGCTTGACTCCCGCACGCCGCTCGGACGGTTTTTCTACAGTTCACTGCatccgccgctgcagagttTGGGGGCGAATCTGGTGCACAGGCAGCGGTCCTCAGGCCGGTCGTCGGCAGTGCGCGGGAAGGCTTCTcgaagcgaggcagcgcctcggTCGCGGTGCTGGAGGCGGATACCAGGCCACTCGCCGGACGCAGGCGTGCGCAAGGGTGCCGCACGTGTGTTCTGCGAGTATCGCACAgttcgcggcagcgaggtGTCTGGATGAttccgccgtcgctttcGGCGGCAAGTGATTCGCCCGCCAGAGGTGCGGCTTCCTCCACAGCTTCcgtcgcgcgagcgagcctcGCCGAACGCTGCAGATGGTGCAGAGTTTCACAGAGGCAGTGGATCTTCTGTTGAATCGTCGCcatcgaggacgacgcgtcgccggcgaggtGCTCGCccagcaggcgctggagctTCTCGAGTTCCTTGACGACATCAGCTTCCGAACAGACGGCAGAGTCTTGGGTTTTCTCCGCGCAGTCGCACGCTGAGTTGAGGCCACTCTCTCGAGCCCACACTCGCCCGTCGGTCTCTCccacgcggcgagcggctttctcggcgcctcctccactcGAACGCAGACGCtgtccgccgcaggcctctgcgcggccccTCGCTTCATCTCTCTTTGGACGTCGCGTGCCTGGGGACGAGAGCCCTCGGCTGCCCCCGGGCTCGAGGGCTGGCGGATGCCGACTCTGGCAGTTGGACGACGACGCATAGGAGCACTCCAGCGTTTCGCCGCGGGTGTTCTCAGATCCTGGCGGCCCCAcggcagacgacgcgtgTTGCTCCTCTTGCCCAGTCGACTCGCTGGTGGGGAACGCGCGCACGAGACGAAacacgcgcgtctgcttcggcgcgccctcgcagtcCGACGGGGCGGGCGGGtacgccgctcgcgccgcaccAAGCTGGTCTGCCGACAAGGACGTTCGTAAACTCATTCCCGCGGCGGGTCTCAGGTGCCTTTCCACCCCcgtctctgcgggcgcctcaACCCCGCGCAGGCCGGCACGTCCCGATTCGACGCAttccgcgaggaagaaaacgtTTGGCGAACGTCCAGAGCTGGTGCTCCCCGCGCAGTGGACGCTCTCCACGGCCGCCCCTCGCAGGAGCATTGAGGAATAGGACTGCTCGCCAGCGAGACGTGCAGGCCCACACGTCGGGTATATCTGCTCCTGTACAGCCGCGGGACTGGAGTGCCAAGATGTCCCAATCGCCCCGGATGCGTTTGGAAGGCGCTGGATATCGGCCTTCCCAGGAGGCGGGCAGGCATCATCGTGTTTCATGGCTTCCCGCGGGTCCggatgcgcggcgcgctccacCGTCGCCTTCAGAAAACAAGAAGCTTCTACCGCATCTTCGGTTGCTAGCAGGGCGCTGTGGGTGACGGCCCAGCCTGGGCTGCGGCAGGTGGGGGGAGAGGGCTCTCTGATTGCGAAAAAAATTTCGTTTTCACTCTCAAGCGCTTGGGGCGAGGCGTCCTTGGGAGACACGCGGACTGTCGACGCGCGTCTGGCAGACCGTTCGCCGCGAAGGATTGGTGCCTTCTTTGTCTGCGGGAGGCTGATGCCGGAATACTGACCTcccagcggcgccgcttgGGATCGCatctcgcgcagctgaacAGTGGGCGCCTGCGATTGACTGCAGCGCTGAGACGACGCTTGTTGTCTCCGTGCGGGGGAAACCAAGCCTGAGGAGGCGGTAGCTGCCTGATCGGCGTCTTGGGACTGCGCCaacgcctcctctgcgcatCGCGTTGGCTCACACCTGCCTGCGCGTGAACGAGGCACGGCTGGCGAGTGGAACGCAGCGGGTTTCGGGGGACCAC
This DNA window, taken from Besnoitia besnoiti strain Bb-Ger1 chromosome III, whole genome shotgun sequence, encodes the following:
- a CDS encoding Tubulin-tyrosine ligase family protein (encoded by transcript BESB_045040); this encodes MGDAARGRRGSSGLGQSSLVGDLAGSSAGSSAGLPAFSASPPPGRRTPPLQRPRSLPAAETFCGGPFQPPPDAFRVACAGGLTSHGSAASRRKPPRYSARPSAQGPWSSAFSFADTPQAPPGAFQAEGCSSSKARGNDIAEGGFFMASVKPSSSSASSQCVSPLRRAEEVAAFGSTGASVRIGSQPSLCLRRDSPDKEEARRPVVQFAVPPAERQSSLALRRNRSRCVIQLNQIEFSKVALGIIPVDSIGKRPPQQASNAGASYSFTDSTSPLPDSLSRVHVPSSSDLHLGEPRWVAGRRRRVSRGDSPAVACRSGRRSDTSPSPEAMEESCERETRTLAHPESLAFSLRRHFGALPEKGRVGACPAQTPRASLGSANAHGSHSAGELTHPRGPRQASQSLAMPSKVQQQLKTILQRQRASAGTLAAVRAECADRCWPPRACDDSSTPTSLSSSRSCLAASSEMSADAARARLREASRRHSAVAALRGVGPPSPEGTAAHTPPAIPTGHAGNRLSEPSLGSAKTRRDKPASHAKRQDSEPREDAEIEFLAHLGGPPKPAAFHSPAVPRSRAGRCEPTRCAEEALAQSQDADQAATASSGLVSPARRQQASSQRCSQSQAPTVQLREMRSQAAPLGGQYSGISLPQTKKAPILRGERSARRASTVRVSPKDASPQALESENEIFFAIREPSPPTCRSPGWAVTHSALLATEDAVEASCFLKATVERAAHPDPREAMKHDDACPPPGKADIQRLPNASGAIGTSWHSSPAAVQEQIYPTCGPARLAGEQSYSSMLLRGAAVESVHCAGSTSSGRSPNVFFLAECVESGRAGLRGVEAPAETGVERHLRPAAGMSLRTSLSADQLGAARAAYPPAPSDCEGAPKQTRVFRLVRAFPTSESTGQEEQHASSAVGPPGSENTRGETLECSYASSSNCQSRHPPALEPGGSRGLSSPGTRRPKRDEARGRAEACGGQRLRSSGGGAEKAARRVGETDGRVWARESGLNSACDCAEKTQDSAVCSEADVVKELEKLQRLLGEHLAGDASSSMATIQQKIHCLCETLHHLQRSARLARATEAVEEAAPLAGESLAAESDGGIIQTPRCRELCDTRRTHVRHPCARLRPASGLVSASSTATEALPRFEKPSRALPTTGLRTAACAPDSPPNSAAADAVNCRKTVRAACGSQAQTVEFSGNTVARSGGLIRPKSAAWYARGASRRRSEQCSVTIASLARGGSRLDAVGSPAGLAETRWQDAPLHEGTRTPDRRGDDPLGGSPKTKQSPQAGSGDPAANLTRLVTSARHRRQLCTDAPLERGLRSRGLTSSLRAVDRWARQPSFAQRGSVSSAHSESRRQTRLLPQSRACPDVVQRPRCRAVACRDGGRLSDCDTGSVSPGIHQKTSMGQDSDAVESESFTESVKAGLANRSGFGTRSRAAAVEDTSQDACKLPPPVDFSAEQEASANPFTCCLADVRSVRDRPGESPSSAANAATQLKPLDGAAKAAVSLLLARTSWSRFASVRRFGRLKVRRRLRRTMKTWKNREDRPKSDENLPLADGLRPSALPRPSCPLGACEGQAFTEKNSPRPGSHSFGSLVTTLKHGWETALDTLAAHAASASTGATASASAFPAPEAVAWLALSEPRGRSPGRQSASSGASARVDPSGASPTLVRSSAAAAGTEPLPLPQTPPAESLAPCVTDRGPPASHQHSRVALLAASRGLGEAHHARGDCAVAAGGRNGSRLRQSRSTELKSTSRNSSAASACAVRGESQQRRELPARVAVPRLKRQWKATPRRRGATAAHRRLRLSDTLKRRKAASTASLLEPPGKSEVEGVSHSTEEGLPPAARHEAAPAHMPGSRMADRAVARALRRKASLSSFHPAGRDTAEAGEARKSLASAFSSADVSPSGTSKLPISETFQPQRPTTGELARGLPRHMAERADQRFARDKAKPGKVVQEAKRPSERPDGSLKQATHAPSCSDESDFDANELQTRNNGTRFLGLDGIDDGDSGVGEEGGAAGERHRSACEKAEAASGVRRPHLPPRGSPEATEPCAEPPDLESLFCPFEEFFGMPDLIPADWYGDFSERGAVQTPPAICVATPPAASSSSRVPSLLLSSEIADAVQTRGAAREPSHAQQLQTLQLQREHLERKHLEAVHALHARPASSQSAQAANEAGAASPCFKTPELEADCMRSSLWNFPEDLIDLISSVEDCSPSALSRLPRSAPLLPEASSVSSASSSSSSVASSASSPSGASSPSSSRASSSRSRDETASSSEDQTPPHTRRGRLGAPVGSDSEQRHSACKLAVEVGSESSSSDQASTNEDELPSRRRKRAPTRPRDCCGTWGEGKAAPASQITSSADSPTSRGEDSSTDSATEATDGSPEHAPQEVNAAGRSAGSALGGESNTAAAFVAPVACPSLAAEAMPRRNEALSSRPGRKAHRALNGERKLGMSRRASAGLRRRSRSQPPMPLRLPKRRSRAHHSRREEGLKHRLLSLESCCMSHDENMRHFARKMRLTDLNSKVACVELTKAKRAIPCQLRFASGNKEFFIRGDAERPQDIRALPFEGPLQKSPERVGDEAPWRDLRLGAVLTIESAVSSSLQRRGWIMNRLLDTHFFDLKWKISDTDDDYRCLRREQLFNHFQNNSVLTTKAGLSRSFRLLAVEERVRTDAFFPRCYDLSTLDDCADFLVDYSRCEAVTILLHYLRCCQASTREFQRVMREPAPDVAVRQSSVLLLWMAYHIVASWLHELDPDFFLDRLDPLGDKRRHDPQRLEVFATHAWSFRAHPGDCRRSWHALAKCSEGWTEAAGIRREAGCGGGRRTPPRGARTQGADAVEVRGSHTYSRAPYAAQIIAVLREVQKRWPLWRAERGDVDLEDLQASEKKAANAETEPNGPPHEPRWSHHNVWIMKPSSNSRASGIYCLNNPWDILKSGRGLSDRLVQKYVERPLLLFAGRKFDMRQWVFIRSFSPLKVYAFTDLYLRLCTEAYDLRDLPNRFRHISNWNLNRLNSDAQGLASRAQATAGDSEESYLSSPSTAISSGCIKPLADLELALDRQTGTLDFWDRQVKPQIRNLILQTARAARPSVVSRPNCFELYGFDILLDAEYRPWLIEVNLSPACAAIVPWHKQMVSSMTHQLLQLLLDEPRPPTQAPSSCAQPRSRPYWELLFDESVAPADAVRTFPPIEPAQPGAPPSAEARNPFLQFYSQHFSAASLSKRRASCPRTSTHLGAPSCSTERPSGPCGVAKGTRGPSASGKMPLWDKLLVIGQRLDRQQAWEVDTRVRVCEAARRIAVWWRRTAWRRRAARRLKVKLHDDIELDVCFAT